A section of the Triticum dicoccoides isolate Atlit2015 ecotype Zavitan chromosome 7A, WEW_v2.0, whole genome shotgun sequence genome encodes:
- the LOC119330769 gene encoding uncharacterized protein LOC119330769 has product MAPPQPPLASIPIPDDLLEEIFLRLPTPDALARASAACTSFRRVIKGRAFRRRFRGLHRPPLLGFMDAAGFHHAQAPHPSAPLAGALAPRAADFSFVPAVVSSCSYYVPPGVQDDGEGPRWRPRDVRGGRVLLDWISLHPRTVRICCYHEDDAEVSILMDVNELTPRDRPTWTERERCNAADFHLAVCDPLSSRYVLLPTIPEDLAAQPQDSLWEFEPVLAPNTSENGEEEPFKVICIAKYQTKLVLFVFPSTTMQWCMVESPVLPSLDQMSCFDCVRGRFYWTEPYTWSDHLMVLDTCTMRFSTVDLLTGYHQELRDLHHQNSYRGRPNSVVTGREGTLEMFSLVRENGYFALYHTSLQNNSQEWKLEKVISLPGQYHDYSISTVGAAEGFLFFQGAPKGIRIENVDCYSMEVKTYEITKVCTRMEQFLNRKRALPCFSFPPLLLEPTI; this is encoded by the coding sequence atggcgccgccgcagccgccgctggCCTCCATCCCCATCCCCGACGACCTCCTGGAGGAGATCTTCCTCCGCCTGCCCACCCCGGACGCGCtcgcccgcgcctccgccgcctgcacctccttccgtcgcGTCATCAAAGGCCGCGCCTTCCGCCGCCGCTTCCGCGGGCTGCACCGGCCTCCGCTCCTCGGCTTCATGGACGCGGCCGGATTCCACCATGCCCAGGCGCCGCACCCCTCCGCCCCGCTCGCCGGCGCCCTCGCCCCCCGCGCCGCCGATTTCTCCTTCGTCCCGGCCGTCGTTTCTTCTTGCTCCTACTACGTCCCGCCGGGCGTCCAAGACGACGGGGAAGGCCCCCGCTGGCGCCCCCGCGACGTCCGCGGCGGCCGCGTCCTCCTCGATTGGATCTCCCTCCACCCCCGCACCGTGCGCATTTGTTGCTACCACGAAGACGACGCCGAAGTAAGCATCCTCATGGACGTTAATGAGCTCACCCCGCGTGACCGCCCCACGTGGACCGAACGGGAGCGGTGCAACGCCGCCGACTTCCACCTCGCCGTCTGCGACCCCCTGTCCAGCAGATACGTGCTGCTTCCAACCATACCTGAAGACCTCGCCGCCCAGCCGCAAGATTCTCTTTGGGAGTTCGAGCCTGTACTTGCTCCAAACACCAGCGAGAATGGGGAGGAGGAACCCTTCAAGGTGATATGCATAGCAAAATACCAGACCAAGCTCGTCCTCTTTGTCTTCCCGTCCACAACTATGCAATGGTGTATGGTGGAGTCTCCTGTCCTCCCTTCTTTGGATCAGATGTCCTGTTTTGACTGTGTGCGCGGTCGCTTCTACTGGACAGAACCTTATACTTGGAGCGACCATTTGATGGTGCTGGACACGTGCACCATGAGGTTTTCCACTGTCGATCTTCTCACCGGTTACCATCAGGAGCTCAGAGATCTGCACCACCAGAACTCTTATCGTGGACGTCCGAATTCAGTTGTTACGGGTAGGGAAGGAACCCTTGAGATGTTTTCTCTTGTCCGTGAGAATGGCTACTTTGCTCTCTACCATACCTCTCTACAGAATAATTCCCAAGAATGGAAGCTCGAGAAGGTCATAAGCCTGCCAGGGCAGTATCATGACTATTCCATTTCCACAGTGGGTGCAGCTGAGGGATTCTTGTTCTTCCAAGGCGCTCCAAAAGGTATTCGTATTGAGAATGTGGATTGTTACTCAATGGAGGTCAAGACTTATGAAATTACCAAAGTCTGTACAAGGATGGAGCAGTTCCTCAATCGCAAACGTGCTCTCCCCTGCTTTAGCTTCCCGCCGCTGTTATTGGAACCAACTATCTGA